The proteins below come from a single Caulobacter segnis ATCC 21756 genomic window:
- a CDS encoding TMEM175 family protein, whose product MSDGHLGKGGAGGAHLHRLVLFSDAVFAIAITLLAIEIHPPEHWHGAADLFAQMGPKLLAYVVSFAVIGVCWFSHRRVFARLVRADAGLDFTNFLVLGLIGLLPLGTELLWEQRGGQALPIYVGHVALIGVAMGAVWGYAAFIGKLTEPMPAAEAWFVLFRVTVLPGLMCGLTMVSLVYPWGWAVMAALVFGMSWLGRRIVRVPAAAEAA is encoded by the coding sequence ATGAGCGATGGGCATTTGGGCAAGGGTGGCGCGGGCGGCGCGCACCTGCATCGGCTGGTGCTGTTCTCGGACGCGGTGTTCGCCATCGCCATCACGCTGCTGGCGATCGAGATCCATCCGCCTGAGCACTGGCATGGCGCGGCGGATCTGTTCGCCCAGATGGGGCCCAAGCTGCTGGCCTACGTGGTCAGTTTCGCGGTGATTGGCGTCTGCTGGTTCAGCCACCGCCGGGTGTTCGCACGTCTTGTCCGCGCCGATGCGGGCCTCGATTTCACGAACTTCTTGGTGCTGGGCCTGATCGGCCTGCTGCCACTGGGCACGGAGCTTCTCTGGGAGCAGCGGGGCGGCCAGGCCCTGCCGATCTATGTGGGCCACGTGGCGCTGATCGGCGTCGCCATGGGCGCGGTCTGGGGCTACGCCGCCTTCATCGGGAAGCTGACCGAGCCGATGCCGGCGGCCGAGGCCTGGTTCGTGCTGTTTCGCGTGACCGTTCTGCCTGGGCTGATGTGCGGCCTGACGATGGTCAGTCTGGTCTATCCCTGGGGCTGGGCCGTGATGGCGGCCTTGGTGTTCGGCATGTCCTGGCTGGGTCGCCGCATCGTCCGCGTCCCCGCCGCCGCTGAGGCCGCCTGA
- the rsmD gene encoding 16S rRNA (guanine(966)-N(2))-methyltransferase RsmD — protein sequence MRIVSGQYRGKAIVAPPGGSTRPTSDRARQAVFNILEHAAWAPELHGARVIDVFAGSGALGLEALSRGASFCLFVETDDAARGAIRENIDAMTLFGVTRVHRRDATDLGPRPASAGAPFDIAFLDPPYAKGLGEKAVAELKAHDWLAPGAILMFERGRDERDPVLEGFEQIDARDYGAARVLFFKRL from the coding sequence ATGCGCATCGTCTCAGGCCAGTATCGCGGCAAGGCCATCGTCGCCCCGCCGGGCGGTTCGACCCGCCCCACCTCGGATCGCGCGCGCCAGGCCGTGTTCAATATCCTCGAGCACGCCGCCTGGGCGCCGGAGCTGCACGGCGCGCGGGTGATCGACGTCTTCGCCGGCTCGGGCGCTCTGGGCCTGGAGGCCCTGTCGCGCGGCGCCAGCTTCTGCCTGTTCGTCGAGACCGACGACGCCGCGCGCGGCGCGATCCGCGAGAACATCGACGCCATGACCCTGTTCGGCGTCACGCGGGTGCATCGCCGTGACGCCACGGACCTGGGTCCGCGCCCGGCCAGCGCCGGCGCGCCGTTCGACATCGCCTTCCTCGATCCGCCCTACGCCAAGGGCCTTGGCGAGAAGGCCGTGGCCGAACTGAAGGCCCACGACTGGCTGGCGCCCGGCGCGATCCTGATGTTTGAGCGGGGCCGGGACGAGCGTGATCCCGTGCTGGAGGGCTTCGAGCAGATCGACGCGCGCGACTACGGCGCCGCGCGCGTCCTGTTCTTCAAGCGTCTCTAG
- a CDS encoding YjhX family toxin, protein MNISKPQQRTLHALAQGGRIELERDEKGRIVTAICVTRDGWALTDCTVGIFQSLKRKRLIASQDGGPYRITRLGLSNLRAQLDNRVGAKAW, encoded by the coding sequence TTGAACATCTCAAAGCCGCAGCAAAGGACGCTGCACGCCCTGGCCCAAGGCGGCCGGATCGAACTCGAACGCGACGAGAAGGGCCGGATCGTCACGGCCATCTGCGTCACCCGCGACGGCTGGGCCCTGACCGACTGCACGGTCGGAATTTTCCAGTCGCTGAAACGCAAACGGCTGATCGCCAGCCAGGATGGCGGGCCCTACCGCATCACGCGGTTGGGCCTTTCCAACCTCCGCGCCCAACTCGACAACCGGGTGGGAGCCAAAGCGTGGTGA
- a CDS encoding AsmA family protein, with translation MSPKPPRRPLRGLSRRALIGIGSALALAAAVIAFLVIFDWNWLRGPIGRYASAQMQREVAITGDLRVHPWSFSPKAEAYGVRIGQPAWAAKVDPEAGQMAQVQRIALQIKILPLLRGDVILPFLALDKPDVRLLRDKDGKANWTFGARKSDKPLKLPAVQRFVINEGKLRFDDRQRGTLFVGSVNAQERAGDRGGRFVLEGNGTLNRSAFVAEISGGPLLNISPSRPYPFDAQVRAGATRIVAHGQITRPFDLGRFETDLTVSGADLNRLHDLTGLTLPNTPPYRVSGRMVRKGPRYDFQKLTGQIGDSDIAGDLFVLTGRERPYLEAELRSKRLDFDDLGSLVGAAPATGRGETASAGQKVEAAQRDATQRLLPDATLQVERVRAMDAKVSYRADAVNAPNLPLRKVSVDALLENGVLTLDPLAFTFSHGDLRGKVRLDARPAVPRTDLDVRLTNGRIEEFIPIQSDGKPAISGSVMARAKLTGVGASVHRAASTASGEVTLVAPRGQMRQAFAELLGVNASKGLILLLSKSDKETPVRCAVADFSVKNGVMTTNHLVADTGVVLARGRGTINLQTERMDFRIEGDSKKPRLVRLFIPITIRGPFLAPKIGLDPSKAVGQGGVAAALASLVNPAALLLPFLTAGEAKDADCASLVSDARQQGAPVKVSQTTPAKAKK, from the coding sequence TTGTCCCCGAAGCCGCCGCGCCGTCCGTTGCGCGGTCTGTCGCGCCGCGCGCTGATCGGCATCGGGTCGGCGCTCGCCCTGGCGGCGGCCGTGATCGCCTTCCTGGTGATCTTCGACTGGAACTGGCTGCGCGGGCCGATCGGGCGCTACGCGTCCGCCCAGATGCAGCGCGAGGTGGCGATCACCGGCGACCTGCGCGTCCATCCCTGGTCGTTCTCGCCCAAGGCCGAAGCCTACGGCGTCCGCATCGGGCAGCCGGCCTGGGCGGCCAAGGTCGATCCCGAAGCCGGCCAGATGGCCCAGGTCCAGCGCATCGCCTTGCAGATCAAGATCCTGCCGCTGCTGCGCGGCGACGTGATCCTGCCCTTCCTGGCGCTGGACAAGCCGGACGTGCGCTTGCTGCGCGACAAGGACGGCAAGGCCAACTGGACCTTCGGGGCCCGCAAGAGCGACAAGCCGCTGAAGCTGCCGGCCGTTCAGCGCTTCGTGATCAACGAGGGCAAGCTGCGCTTCGACGACCGCCAGCGCGGGACGCTGTTCGTCGGCTCGGTGAACGCCCAGGAGCGGGCCGGCGATCGTGGCGGTCGCTTCGTGCTGGAGGGAAACGGAACCCTCAACCGCTCAGCCTTCGTGGCGGAGATCAGCGGCGGGCCGCTGCTGAACATCTCGCCCAGCCGCCCCTACCCGTTCGACGCCCAGGTCCGCGCGGGCGCCACGCGTATCGTCGCCCATGGCCAGATCACGCGGCCCTTTGACCTTGGCCGCTTCGAGACGGACCTGACCGTGTCCGGCGCGGACCTGAACCGCCTGCACGACCTGACCGGGCTGACCCTGCCCAACACCCCGCCCTATCGGGTTTCGGGCCGCATGGTCCGCAAGGGACCGCGCTACGACTTTCAGAAGCTGACCGGCCAGATCGGCGACAGCGACATCGCCGGCGATCTTTTCGTCCTGACCGGACGCGAGCGGCCGTATCTGGAAGCCGAGCTCCGCTCCAAGCGCCTGGACTTCGACGACCTCGGCAGCCTGGTCGGCGCGGCGCCGGCCACGGGTCGCGGCGAAACCGCCTCGGCCGGCCAAAAGGTCGAGGCCGCCCAGCGCGACGCCACCCAGCGCCTGCTGCCCGACGCCACGCTTCAGGTGGAGCGCGTCCGCGCCATGGACGCCAAGGTCAGCTACCGCGCCGACGCCGTGAACGCGCCGAACCTGCCGCTGCGCAAGGTCAGCGTCGACGCGCTGCTCGAAAACGGCGTGCTGACCCTGGATCCGCTGGCCTTCACCTTCTCGCACGGCGATCTGCGCGGGAAGGTCCGCCTGGACGCCCGTCCGGCCGTCCCCCGCACCGATCTCGACGTGCGACTGACCAACGGTCGGATCGAAGAGTTCATCCCCATCCAGAGCGACGGCAAGCCGGCGATCTCCGGGTCGGTGATGGCCCGCGCCAAGCTGACGGGCGTCGGCGCCAGCGTCCATCGCGCCGCCTCGACCGCTAGTGGCGAGGTGACGCTGGTCGCGCCGCGCGGCCAGATGCGCCAGGCCTTCGCCGAGCTGCTTGGGGTCAACGCCTCAAAGGGCCTGATCCTGCTGCTGTCCAAGAGCGACAAGGAGACGCCCGTGCGCTGCGCCGTCGCCGACTTCTCGGTCAAGAACGGCGTCATGACGACCAACCACCTGGTCGCCGACACCGGCGTGGTGCTGGCGCGCGGACGCGGCACGATCAATCTTCAGACCGAACGGATGGACTTCCGCATCGAGGGCGACAGCAAGAAGCCGCGCCTGGTGCGCCTGTTCATCCCGATCACGATCCGGGGCCCGTTCCTGGCGCCGAAGATCGGCCTCGACCCCAGCAAGGCGGTCGGTCAAGGCGGCGTCGCCGCGGCGCTGGCCTCGCTGGTCAATCCCGCCGCCCTGCTGCTGCCCTTCCTCACCGCCGGCGAGGCCAAGGACGCCGACTGCGCCAGCCTGGTCAGCGACGCCCGCCAGCAGGGCGCGCCGGTGAAGGTGTCCCAGACCACGCCGGCGAAGGCCAAGAAATAG
- a CDS encoding HAD-IA family hydrolase: protein MAIEAVIWDFGGVFTTSPFEAFRRYEIERGLPKDFIRTVNATDPDVNAWARFERAEIDAAAFDGLFLEEAMRLGHAVRGGEVLPLLYGDLRPRVMEALKACKARFKVGCITNNVPTGHGPGMAQSAEKALAVGEIMALFDAVIESSKAGVRKPDPRIYQMMCERLSVAPEACVYLDDLGINCKPAAALGMTAIKVSSEAQLLADLAEATGLAF, encoded by the coding sequence ATGGCGATCGAGGCGGTGATCTGGGACTTCGGCGGCGTCTTCACGACCTCGCCGTTCGAGGCCTTCCGCCGCTACGAGATCGAACGCGGCCTGCCCAAGGATTTCATCCGCACGGTCAACGCCACCGATCCCGACGTCAACGCCTGGGCCCGGTTCGAGCGGGCCGAGATCGACGCGGCGGCCTTCGACGGCCTCTTCCTGGAAGAAGCCATGCGCCTGGGCCACGCCGTGCGCGGGGGCGAGGTGCTGCCGCTGCTGTACGGCGACCTTCGCCCCCGGGTCATGGAGGCCCTGAAGGCGTGCAAGGCTCGCTTCAAGGTCGGCTGCATCACCAACAACGTTCCGACCGGCCACGGTCCCGGCATGGCCCAGAGCGCCGAAAAGGCGCTGGCGGTCGGCGAGATCATGGCCCTGTTCGACGCGGTGATCGAAAGCTCCAAGGCCGGGGTGCGGAAGCCCGATCCGCGCATCTACCAGATGATGTGCGAACGCTTGAGCGTCGCGCCGGAGGCGTGCGTCTATCTCGACGACCTGGGGATCAACTGCAAGCCGGCGGCGGCCCTGGGGATGACCGCCATCAAGGTCTCCAGCGAGGCGCAACTTCTGGCGGACCTTGCCGAAGCGACCGGATTGGCGTTCTGA
- a CDS encoding 4a-hydroxytetrahydrobiopterin dehydratase gives MSRPRIGAAAAIAQLDGWRIAEDHADAIAKTFRFADFNEAFGFMTRVALMADKLDHHPEWFNVYNRVEVLLTTHDADGVTELDVTLAKFMDSAA, from the coding sequence ATGTCCCGTCCCCGGATCGGCGCCGCCGCCGCGATCGCCCAGCTCGACGGCTGGCGGATCGCGGAAGACCACGCGGACGCCATCGCCAAGACCTTCCGCTTCGCCGACTTCAATGAGGCGTTCGGGTTCATGACCCGTGTCGCCCTGATGGCCGACAAGCTCGACCATCACCCCGAGTGGTTCAATGTCTACAACCGCGTCGAGGTGCTGCTGACCACGCACGACGCCGACGGGGTGACGGAGCTGGACGTGACGCTCGCGAAGTTCATGGACAGCGCCGCCTGA
- a CDS encoding SDR family oxidoreductase, with product MAQSTGRVAGKKAFITGGAQGLGAAAGRRLAEEGAKVALADLNLAGAQAVADEINARHGAGTAFAYALDVTQEDQWIEVLEKAVGDMGGLSVLVNNAGIGGDGPIESLDFGLWKKVMSVNVDSVFLGAKHALTHMRAHQPGSIINLSSIAGLIANGNSPAYNASKAAVWLLSKNIALYCAKMKLDIRSNSIHPTFIDTPILDGFSARFGKEEAFAKLARQVPMGRIGEPADIANAVLYLASDESKFMTGAEIKVDGGISAM from the coding sequence ATGGCGCAGAGCACGGGCCGGGTCGCCGGCAAGAAGGCCTTCATCACCGGTGGGGCCCAGGGCCTGGGCGCGGCGGCGGGGCGGCGATTGGCCGAGGAAGGCGCCAAGGTCGCGCTGGCCGACCTCAACCTGGCGGGCGCCCAGGCGGTCGCGGACGAGATCAACGCCCGCCACGGCGCCGGGACGGCCTTCGCCTATGCGCTGGACGTGACCCAGGAAGACCAGTGGATCGAGGTCCTGGAGAAGGCGGTCGGCGACATGGGCGGGCTGTCGGTGCTGGTCAACAACGCCGGCATCGGCGGTGACGGCCCGATCGAGAGCCTGGACTTCGGGCTCTGGAAGAAGGTGATGTCGGTCAATGTCGACTCGGTGTTCCTGGGCGCCAAGCACGCCCTGACCCACATGCGGGCTCACCAGCCCGGCTCGATCATCAATCTGAGCTCGATCGCCGGCCTGATCGCCAACGGCAATTCCCCGGCCTACAACGCCTCCAAGGCGGCGGTCTGGCTGCTCAGCAAGAACATCGCCCTCTACTGCGCCAAGATGAAGCTCGACATCCGCTCTAACTCCATCCACCCGACCTTCATCGACACCCCGATCCTGGACGGCTTCTCGGCCCGGTTCGGCAAGGAAGAAGCTTTCGCCAAGCTGGCCCGCCAGGTGCCCATGGGCCGGATCGGCGAGCCCGCCGACATCGCCAACGCCGTGCTCTACCTGGCCAGCGACGAGAGCAAGTTCATGACCGGCGCCGAGATCAAGGTCGACGGCGGCATTTCGGCGATGTGA
- the spdR gene encoding stationary phase response regulator transcription factor SpdR has product MADIGELVSALPDKTLLLLDDDGPLRTRLGRALEQRGFEVTLAASVAEALTILRAQAPAHAVLDMRLEDGSGLKVVEAVRDARPDAKVIMLTGYGNIATAVAAVKAGVVDYLSKPADADDVARALLAAKDAAPTPPENPMSADRVRWEHIQRVYEMCGHNVSETARRLNMHRRTLQRILAKRAPR; this is encoded by the coding sequence ATGGCGGATATCGGAGAGCTGGTTTCGGCGCTGCCGGACAAGACGCTGCTTCTGTTGGACGACGACGGCCCGCTGCGGACCCGGCTCGGACGGGCTCTGGAACAGCGCGGGTTCGAGGTGACGCTGGCCGCTTCCGTGGCCGAGGCCCTGACGATCCTGCGCGCCCAGGCGCCGGCCCACGCCGTGCTCGACATGCGGCTCGAGGACGGCTCGGGCCTGAAGGTCGTCGAGGCCGTGCGCGACGCCCGACCGGACGCCAAGGTCATCATGCTGACGGGCTACGGCAACATCGCCACGGCGGTGGCGGCGGTGAAGGCGGGGGTGGTCGACTACCTCTCCAAGCCCGCCGACGCCGACGATGTGGCCCGCGCCCTGCTCGCCGCCAAGGACGCCGCGCCGACGCCGCCGGAGAACCCGATGAGCGCCGACCGCGTCCGCTGGGAGCACATCCAGCGCGTCTACGAGATGTGCGGCCACAACGTCTCGGAAACCGCGCGCCGCCTGAACATGCACCGCCGGACCTTGCAGCGGATCTTGGCGAAAAGGGCGCCGCGGTAG
- a CDS encoding ActS/PrrB/RegB family redox-sensitive histidine kinase, with protein MADVSFAGMPEDPRRNGLDRPGDEPAQDDAWSWTAPGLRRSRLRVRTLLAQRWAWVVGQTAALLISGLALKMQVPWAMCFTLVALSAWLNVLLGLAANGQRMARDGEATAQIAWDILQLSGLIYLTGGAYNPFALLLIAPATLAAATLPARYAMGLGALAIAASILLAIFHMPLPTVDGSPILPASSPFNLWFVVSARIVGIVLTTAYAWQAASESARMELALNVTETVLAREQRLSALGALAAAAAHELGTPLATISVVSREMARNATSEEVREDAELLIGQAARCREILQRLTEMPEAQDAVHERMSLVQLVQDVIEPHMVHGIRVEAVVNGPSGETAPDIWRRPEIIHAMTSIVENAVDFARSEVIVIARFDPRHIVIEARDDGPGFSPEVLAKLGEPYVTTRPGAEGSRTGHIGMGLGFFIAKTLLERTGATVDFRNGRRGGAVVSARWPRAALEAPGYTGA; from the coding sequence ATGGCTGACGTCTCGTTCGCTGGAATGCCCGAGGATCCACGTCGCAACGGGCTCGATAGGCCGGGCGACGAGCCGGCGCAAGACGACGCCTGGAGCTGGACGGCGCCGGGCCTGCGTCGCAGTCGTCTTCGCGTTCGCACGCTGCTGGCCCAGCGCTGGGCCTGGGTCGTCGGCCAGACGGCCGCCCTGCTGATCTCGGGCCTGGCGCTAAAGATGCAAGTGCCTTGGGCGATGTGCTTCACCCTGGTGGCGCTTTCGGCTTGGCTGAACGTCCTGCTGGGCTTGGCGGCCAACGGCCAAAGGATGGCCCGCGACGGCGAGGCGACCGCACAGATCGCCTGGGACATCCTGCAGCTGTCAGGCCTGATCTACCTGACCGGCGGCGCCTACAATCCGTTCGCCTTGCTGCTGATCGCGCCGGCCACCCTGGCGGCGGCCACCCTGCCCGCGCGCTATGCGATGGGCCTCGGGGCCCTGGCCATCGCCGCCTCGATCCTGTTGGCCATTTTCCATATGCCCCTGCCCACCGTCGACGGCAGCCCGATCCTTCCAGCTTCCTCGCCGTTCAATCTGTGGTTCGTCGTCTCCGCCCGCATCGTCGGCATCGTCCTGACCACCGCCTACGCCTGGCAGGCGGCCAGCGAGTCCGCCCGGATGGAGCTGGCCCTGAACGTCACCGAGACGGTGCTGGCCCGCGAGCAGCGGCTCTCGGCCCTGGGCGCCCTGGCGGCGGCGGCGGCGCACGAGCTGGGCACGCCGCTGGCCACCATCTCGGTCGTCTCGCGCGAGATGGCCCGCAACGCCACCAGCGAGGAGGTCCGCGAGGACGCCGAGCTCCTGATCGGCCAGGCCGCGCGCTGCCGCGAGATCCTGCAGCGCCTGACCGAGATGCCCGAGGCCCAGGACGCCGTCCATGAGCGCATGAGCCTGGTTCAGCTGGTCCAGGACGTCATCGAGCCGCACATGGTCCACGGCATCCGCGTGGAGGCCGTGGTCAATGGCCCCTCCGGCGAGACCGCCCCCGACATCTGGCGACGCCCCGAGATCATCCACGCCATGACCTCGATCGTGGAGAACGCCGTCGACTTCGCCCGTAGCGAGGTGATCGTCATCGCCCGCTTCGACCCGCGACATATTGTCATCGAGGCCCGCGACGACGGCCCGGGCTTCTCTCCCGAGGTTCTGGCCAAGCTGGGCGAGCCCTATGTGACCACCCGTCCGGGCGCCGAAGGCTCGCGCACCGGCCATATCGGCATGGGGCTGGGTTTCTTCATCGCCAAGACCTTGCTGGAACGGACCGGGGCGACAGTGGATTTCCGCAATGGACGTCGCGGCGGCGCCGTGGTGTCCGCGCGCTGGCCGCGCGCCGCGCTCGAAGCTCCAGGCTATACAGGGGCTTGA
- a CDS encoding SCO family protein has protein sequence MLRQRLVLIVACLLGLLVVGGLAWSASALKEQPAAAVGGPFQLVDQNGAPTTEKVLKGKWSAVFFGFTYCPDVCPGTLQGLAAATELLGPQGKDLQIVFISIDPERDTPAQMKTYLSADYVPKSTIGLTGTQAQVDAAAKAYKVYYAKVGAGPGYTMDHSTAIYLMDPKGRFKTVVPYNQPPADIAARIKAAMD, from the coding sequence ATGCTTCGTCAACGTTTGGTCCTGATCGTCGCCTGCCTGCTGGGTCTGCTCGTTGTCGGCGGCCTCGCCTGGAGCGCCAGCGCGCTGAAGGAGCAGCCCGCCGCGGCGGTCGGCGGTCCCTTCCAACTGGTCGACCAGAACGGCGCCCCGACCACCGAGAAGGTGCTGAAGGGCAAGTGGAGCGCGGTGTTCTTCGGGTTCACCTACTGCCCCGACGTGTGCCCGGGCACCTTGCAGGGGCTGGCGGCGGCGACCGAGCTGCTAGGGCCGCAGGGCAAGGATCTGCAGATCGTCTTCATCTCGATCGATCCCGAGCGCGACACGCCCGCTCAGATGAAGACCTACCTGTCCGCGGACTATGTGCCCAAGTCGACGATCGGCCTCACGGGGACCCAGGCGCAGGTCGACGCGGCGGCCAAGGCCTACAAGGTCTATTACGCCAAGGTCGGGGCGGGGCCGGGCTACACCATGGATCACTCGACGGCGATCTACCTGATGGACCCCAAGGGGCGCTTCAAGACGGTGGTCCCCTACAACCAGCCCCCGGCCGACATCGCCGCGCGGATCAAGGCGGCGATGGACTAG
- a CDS encoding DUF2200 family protein: MTRRTDFETLFAQAPALNPARLAITGVVCGVRVEEVADPLMREIRYLDKLVDELAKGKAMSKILRA, from the coding sequence CTGACGCGGCGCACCGACTTCGAAACCCTCTTCGCCCAAGCGCCCGCGCTGAACCCGGCGCGCCTCGCCATCACGGGCGTCGTTTGCGGCGTGCGCGTCGAGGAGGTCGCCGACCCGCTGATGCGGGAGATCCGCTATCTCGACAAGCTGGTCGACGAACTGGCCAAGGGCAAGGCGATGAGCAAGATCCTGCGCGCCTGA